The Campylobacter concisus genome window below encodes:
- a CDS encoding hydrogenase-4 component G encodes MKISQIANSYNNSSLKGNVKSEISLHKDEKDISKKESEITNLTAKDISNGYFLQYQKEIVKSSSSNLLAQGGLSFNAPKNLSEILSGLDLTSIGYNGKSLNELSSDEANDLISENGFFGIANTADRIASFVLNGAGDDVEKLKAGREGAAKGFEDAKKIWGGELPEISQKTIEKTLETLDKKIAELGGNVLNVSA; translated from the coding sequence ATGAAAATTTCTCAAATCGCAAACTCATATAATAATTCAAGCCTAAAAGGAAATGTAAAATCAGAAATTTCACTTCATAAAGATGAAAAGGATATTTCTAAAAAAGAGTCTGAAATTACAAATTTAACAGCCAAAGACATTTCAAATGGCTACTTTTTGCAGTATCAAAAAGAGATCGTTAAAAGTAGTAGTTCAAATTTATTAGCTCAAGGTGGCTTAAGCTTTAATGCGCCTAAAAATTTATCAGAAATTTTATCAGGCCTTGATCTTACAAGTATCGGCTATAACGGTAAATCTTTAAACGAGCTAAGTAGTGACGAGGCAAATGATCTTATTAGCGAGAATGGATTTTTTGGTATCGCAAATACGGCTGATAGGATAGCTAGCTTTGTGCTAAATGGTGCAGGCGATGACGTGGAAAAACTAAAAGCTGGTAGAGAGGGCGCGGCAAAGGGTTTTGAGGATGCGAAGAAAATTTGGGGAGGTGAGCTTCCTGAAATTTCACAAAAGACTATCGAAAAGACTCTTGAGACACTTGATAAAAAGATCGCCGAGCTTGGCGGTAACGTTTTAAATGTTTCAGCTTAA